One window from the genome of Pseudomonas sp. L5B5 encodes:
- a CDS encoding alpha-1,4-glucan--maltose-1-phosphate maltosyltransferase has product MTAEKPTEQQYQPHLPLSQALLLPRIAIEDVSPVLDGGQFAVKATAGQQVEVACKVFADGHDKLAVRVRWRAEQQADWDSRVLEDQGNDGWLGHFPVQQVGRYRYCIEAWIDGFASFCYELEKKHLAALPLSLELQEGRTLVLQAAERSEGALGEQLHSLHQQLAGLLEAEQVALFLSAQSARLMAEADLRPYLSLSPEYPVDVERERAQFASWYELFPRSITDDPSRHGTFNDVHSRLSMIHDMGFDVLYFPPIHPIGRRHRKGRNNALVAAADDPGSPYAIGSEEGGHEAIHPQLGSREDFRRLVAAAADHGLEIALDFAIQCSQDHPWLSQHPGWFNWRPDGTIKYAENPPKKYQDIVNVDFYAADAIPGLWLELRDIVLGWVEEGVAIFRVDNPHTKPLPFWQWLIDDVRSRHPQVIFLAEAFTTPAMMARLGKIGYSQSYTYFTWRNTKSELASYFSELNRSPWRECYRPNFFVNTPDINPGFLHDSGRPGFLIRAVLATMGSGLWGMYSGFELCESAPLPGKEEYLDSEKYEIRPRDFSAPGNIIAEIAQLNRIRRQNPALHSHLGLKLYNAWNDRILYFGKRSADGGNFVLVAVSLDPFNPQEAHFELPLWELGLADDAATQGEDLMNGHRWTWYGKVQFMRLEPAQPFGIWRISID; this is encoded by the coding sequence TGCCGCGCATCGCCATCGAGGACGTCAGCCCGGTGCTCGATGGCGGACAGTTCGCGGTCAAGGCAACGGCCGGCCAGCAGGTCGAGGTGGCGTGCAAGGTCTTTGCCGATGGCCATGACAAGCTGGCCGTGCGGGTGCGCTGGCGCGCCGAACAGCAGGCCGACTGGGACAGTCGAGTCCTGGAGGACCAGGGCAACGACGGCTGGCTGGGGCACTTCCCGGTGCAGCAGGTGGGCCGTTACCGCTACTGCATCGAAGCCTGGATCGATGGCTTCGCCAGCTTCTGCTACGAGCTGGAGAAAAAACACCTGGCCGCGCTGCCCCTGAGCCTGGAGCTGCAGGAGGGCCGGACCCTGGTCCTGCAGGCCGCGGAGCGCAGCGAGGGTGCGTTGGGTGAGCAATTGCACAGCCTGCACCAGCAACTGGCCGGATTGCTTGAGGCCGAGCAGGTGGCGCTGTTTCTCAGTGCACAGAGCGCGCGATTGATGGCCGAGGCCGACCTGCGTCCCTACCTCAGCCTGAGCCCCGAGTACCCAGTGGACGTGGAGCGCGAGCGGGCGCAATTCGCCAGCTGGTATGAGCTGTTTCCCCGTTCGATCACCGACGACCCCAGTCGCCACGGTACCTTCAACGATGTGCATTCGCGCTTGTCGATGATCCACGACATGGGGTTTGACGTGCTGTATTTCCCGCCGATTCACCCCATTGGCCGGCGCCATCGCAAGGGCCGCAACAACGCCCTGGTCGCCGCTGCGGATGATCCTGGCAGCCCCTATGCCATCGGCAGCGAAGAGGGCGGGCACGAGGCGATCCATCCGCAACTGGGCAGCCGCGAGGATTTTCGCCGGCTGGTCGCCGCCGCCGCCGACCACGGCCTGGAAATCGCCCTGGACTTCGCCATCCAGTGTTCCCAGGACCATCCCTGGCTGAGCCAGCACCCGGGCTGGTTCAACTGGCGCCCCGACGGGACCATCAAGTACGCCGAGAACCCGCCGAAGAAGTACCAGGACATCGTCAACGTCGACTTCTACGCTGCCGACGCGATTCCCGGCCTGTGGCTGGAACTGCGCGACATAGTGCTCGGCTGGGTCGAGGAGGGCGTGGCGATCTTCAGGGTCGACAACCCCCATACCAAGCCGCTGCCGTTCTGGCAGTGGTTGATCGACGATGTGCGCAGCCGTCATCCGCAGGTGATCTTCCTCGCCGAGGCCTTCACCACGCCGGCGATGATGGCGCGCCTGGGCAAGATCGGTTACTCCCAGAGCTACACCTACTTCACCTGGCGCAACACCAAGAGCGAGCTGGCCAGCTATTTCAGCGAACTCAACCGCTCGCCGTGGCGCGAGTGCTACCGGCCGAACTTCTTCGTCAACACCCCGGACATCAACCCCGGGTTCCTGCACGACTCGGGCCGCCCTGGTTTTCTCATCCGCGCGGTGCTGGCCACCATGGGCTCGGGCCTGTGGGGCATGTACTCGGGGTTCGAGCTGTGCGAGTCGGCGCCACTGCCGGGCAAGGAAGAGTACCTGGACTCCGAGAAGTACGAGATCCGCCCGCGGGACTTCTCGGCCCCGGGCAACATCATCGCCGAGATCGCCCAGCTCAACCGCATCCGCCGGCAGAACCCGGCGCTGCACTCGCACCTGGGCCTCAAGCTGTACAACGCCTGGAACGACCGGATCCTGTACTTCGGCAAGCGCAGCGCCGACGGCGGCAATTTCGTGCTGGTGGCCGTCAGTCTCGACCCTTTCAACCCTCAGGAGGCGCATTTCGAGTTGCCCCTGTGGGAACTGGGCCTGGCCGACGATGCCGCTACCCAGGGCGAGGACTTGATGAACGGCCACCGCTGGACCTGGTACGGCAAGGTCCAGTTCATGCGCCTGGAGCCGGCGCAGCCGTTCGGCATCTGGCGCATCAGCATCGATTGA
- the treS gene encoding maltose alpha-D-glucosyltransferase: MAKRTRPATFIKDPLWYKDAVIYQVHVKSYFDANNDGVGDFPGLIAKLDYIKELGVNTIWLLPFYPSPRRDDGYDIAEYRGVSPDYGTLADVRRFIAEAHKRELRVIAELVINHTSDQHPWFQRARKAKPGSAARNFYVWSDDDQKYAGTRIIFLDTEKSNWTWDPVAGQYFWHRFYSHQPDLNFDNPQVMKAVLSVMHHWLDMGIDGLRLDAIPYLIERDGTNNENLAETHDVLKRIRAEIDAHYPDRMLLAEANQWPEDTQLYFGQTSGNGADGDECHMAFHFPLMPRMYMALAQEDRFPITDILRQTPEIPANCQWAIFLRNHDELTLEMVTDKERDYLWNYYAADRRARINLGIRRRLAPLMERDRRRIELLNSLLLSMPGTPTLYYGDEIGMGDNIYLGDRDGVRTPMQWSIDRNGGFSRADPASLVLPPIMDPLYGYQSVNVETQSGDPHSLLNWTRRLLAVRKQSKAFGRGTLKMLSPSNRRILAYTREYTAPDGRQEVILCVANVSRSAQAAELDLSTFAGRVPVEMLGGSAFPPIGQLNFLLTLAPYGFYWFVLASEHQMPSWHVEPAQGLPDFTTLVLKKRLEELLETPSRTTLEQEVLPSWLPKRRWFAEKDSAVGQVRLVYGVRFGDPQHPVLLGEIEVTSQGRSQRYQLPFGLLAEDQISSALPQQLAMSRVRRGRQVGLITDAFALDSFVRSVLQALQSRVRLDTDAGQIRFEGSPQLQALGLEADADVRYLSAEQSNSSVVVGGSLVLKLIRKVAGGIHPELEMGAFLTQAGFAHISPLLGSVVRRDEQGEDHLLMIAQGYLSNQGDAWEWTQNNLERAIRDELASAVSEQEQHYNALAELRDFAGLLGQRLGEMHLLLAAPGSAPDFAPQAYTEKDVQACQRQITGQLERGLQLLEEHQDGLAEADRHLCRRLLRHKARILAQVGPLAAQLLGGLRIRVHGDLHLGQVLVIKGDAYLIDFEGEPARPLAERRAKHNPYKDVSGVLRSFDYAAALALEAPAVDGAAGAQAARHAVVQRYLAESRQAFVTAYRLATANLAHGWQASAADAALVLFSLEKAAYELAYEAQNRPAWLHVPLRGLAGLVSEPTDLSDIDGEQP, encoded by the coding sequence ATGGCCAAGAGAACCCGACCCGCAACCTTCATCAAGGACCCGCTCTGGTACAAGGACGCGGTGATCTACCAGGTGCACGTGAAGTCCTATTTCGACGCCAACAACGATGGGGTCGGTGACTTTCCCGGGTTGATCGCCAAGCTGGACTACATCAAGGAGCTGGGGGTCAACACCATCTGGCTGTTGCCGTTCTATCCCTCGCCACGGCGCGACGACGGCTACGACATCGCCGAATACCGGGGTGTCAGTCCCGACTACGGCACCCTGGCGGATGTCCGGCGCTTCATCGCCGAGGCCCACAAGCGCGAGCTGCGGGTGATCGCCGAGCTGGTCATCAACCACACGTCCGACCAGCACCCCTGGTTCCAGCGGGCGCGCAAGGCCAAGCCGGGTTCGGCCGCGCGCAACTTCTACGTGTGGTCCGATGACGATCAGAAGTACGCCGGCACGCGGATCATCTTCCTCGACACCGAGAAATCCAACTGGACCTGGGACCCGGTGGCCGGCCAGTACTTCTGGCACCGCTTCTATTCCCACCAGCCCGACCTGAACTTCGACAACCCGCAAGTGATGAAGGCCGTGCTCTCGGTGATGCACCACTGGCTGGACATGGGCATCGACGGCCTGCGCCTGGACGCCATTCCCTACCTGATCGAGCGCGATGGCACCAACAACGAGAACCTGGCCGAGACCCACGATGTGCTCAAGCGCATTCGTGCCGAGATCGATGCCCACTATCCGGATCGCATGCTCCTGGCCGAGGCCAACCAGTGGCCCGAAGACACCCAGCTGTATTTCGGCCAGACCAGCGGCAACGGCGCTGACGGCGACGAATGCCACATGGCCTTCCACTTTCCGCTGATGCCGCGCATGTACATGGCCCTGGCCCAGGAGGACCGCTTCCCGATCACCGACATCCTGCGCCAGACCCCGGAAATCCCGGCCAATTGCCAGTGGGCGATCTTCCTGCGCAACCACGATGAGCTGACCCTGGAGATGGTCACCGACAAGGAGCGCGACTACCTGTGGAACTACTATGCCGCTGACCGCCGGGCGCGGATCAACCTCGGCATCCGTCGGCGCCTGGCACCGCTGATGGAGCGCGATCGCCGGCGCATCGAGTTGCTCAACAGCCTGCTGCTGTCGATGCCCGGTACCCCGACCTTGTACTACGGCGATGAAATCGGCATGGGCGACAACATCTATCTGGGCGACCGTGACGGCGTGCGCACGCCGATGCAGTGGTCGATCGACCGCAACGGCGGTTTTTCCCGGGCCGATCCGGCGAGCCTGGTGCTGCCGCCGATCATGGACCCGCTCTACGGCTACCAGTCGGTGAATGTCGAGACCCAGTCCGGTGATCCCCACTCGCTGCTCAACTGGACCCGCCGCCTGCTGGCGGTGCGCAAGCAGTCCAAGGCCTTTGGCCGCGGCACCCTGAAGATGCTGTCGCCGAGCAACCGGCGGATCCTCGCCTATACCCGTGAATACACTGCGCCCGATGGCCGGCAGGAGGTGATCCTGTGCGTGGCCAACGTCTCGCGCAGCGCCCAGGCGGCGGAGCTGGACCTGTCGACCTTCGCCGGCCGGGTACCGGTGGAGATGCTTGGCGGCAGCGCCTTCCCGCCCATTGGCCAGCTGAACTTCCTGCTGACCCTGGCACCCTACGGTTTCTACTGGTTCGTCCTGGCGAGCGAGCACCAGATGCCCAGCTGGCATGTGGAGCCGGCCCAGGGCCTGCCGGACTTCACCACCCTGGTCTTGAAAAAACGCCTCGAAGAGCTGCTGGAGACGCCGTCGCGCACCACCCTGGAACAGGAAGTGCTGCCCAGCTGGCTGCCCAAGCGCCGCTGGTTCGCCGAGAAGGACAGCGCCGTGGGCCAGGTGCGCCTGGTCTATGGCGTGCGCTTTGGCGATCCGCAGCATCCGGTGCTGCTGGGCGAGATCGAAGTCACCAGCCAGGGGCGCAGCCAGCGCTACCAGTTGCCCTTCGGCCTGCTGGCCGAAGACCAGATCAGCAGCGCCTTGCCCCAGCAACTGGCCATGTCCCGGGTACGGCGTGGACGCCAGGTGGGGCTGATCACCGATGCCTTTGCCCTCGACAGTTTCGTGCGCAGCGTGCTGCAGGCCCTGCAATCCCGGGTCCGGCTGGACACCGACGCCGGGCAGATCCGCTTCGAGGGCAGCCCGCAGCTGCAGGCACTGGGGTTGGAGGCCGACGCCGACGTGCGCTACCTGTCCGCCGAGCAATCCAACAGTTCGGTGGTGGTGGGCGGTAGCCTGGTGCTGAAACTGATCCGCAAGGTGGCGGGGGGCATCCACCCGGAACTCGAAATGGGCGCGTTCCTCACGCAAGCGGGGTTTGCCCATATTTCGCCGCTCCTGGGCTCGGTGGTCCGGCGCGACGAGCAAGGCGAGGATCACTTGCTGATGATCGCCCAGGGTTACCTGAGCAATCAGGGCGATGCCTGGGAATGGACCCAGAACAACCTGGAACGGGCGATCCGTGACGAATTGGCCAGCGCCGTCTCCGAACAGGAGCAGCACTACAACGCCCTGGCCGAGCTCCGGGATTTTGCCGGGCTGCTGGGCCAGCGCCTGGGTGAAATGCACCTGTTGCTGGCAGCGCCCGGCAGTGCCCCGGACTTTGCGCCCCAGGCCTACACCGAGAAGGACGTCCAGGCCTGCCAGCGGCAGATCACCGGGCAATTGGAACGCGGCTTGCAGTTGCTCGAAGAGCATCAGGACGGCCTGGCCGAGGCCGATCGCCACCTGTGCAGGCGCCTGTTGCGGCACAAGGCGCGGATTCTCGCGCAGGTCGGGCCACTGGCCGCACAACTGCTGGGTGGTTTGCGCATCCGGGTGCATGGCGACTTGCACTTGGGCCAGGTACTGGTGATCAAGGGGGATGCCTACCTGATCGATTTCGAAGGCGAGCCGGCTCGGCCCCTGGCTGAGCGGCGAGCCAAGCACAATCCCTATAAGGATGTCAGTGGCGTGTTGCGCTCCTTCGACTATGCAGCGGCCTTGGCCCTGGAAGCACCTGCGGTGGATGGCGCCGCAGGCGCCCAGGCGGCTCGGCACGCCGTGGTACAGCGCTACCTGGCCGAGTCCCGGCAGGCCTTCGTTACAGCGTACCGGCTGGCGACGGCTAACCTTGCCCATGGCTGGCAGGCGTCGGCGGCCGATGCGGCCCTGGTGCTGTTCAGCCTGGAGAAGGCCGCCTATGAGCTGGCCTACGAAGCGCAGAACCGGCCCGCCTGGCTGCACGTGCCGCTGCGCGGCCTGGCTGGCCTGGTGAGTGAACCAACGGATCTTTCCGACATTGATGGAGAACAGCCATGA
- the glgB gene encoding 1,4-alpha-glucan branching protein GlgB, which translates to MSFSNREQERQRGTVLPSAGAIEALVRAEYNDPFAILGPHDDGAGGQVIRAFLPGALSVQVLDRDQQQVLGNLDAGEVPGLFVGHFPEVRPYLLRVQWAGGEQVSEDPYSFGPLLGEMDLYLFAEGNHRDLGSCLGAQLATVEGIDGVRFAVWAPNARRVSVVGDFNVWDGRRHPMRLRHPSGVWELFIPRLHAGESYKYEILGPDGILPLKADPMALATQLPPDTASKVAAPLALDWQDHDWMLARGERQRVDAPLAIYELHAGSWQCEVDDLGEVARYYSWAELAERLIPYVRDLGFTHIELMPIMEHPFGGSWGYQPLAQFAPSARYGTPEDFAAFVNACHLAQIGVILDWVPAHFPTDAHGLAQFDGTALYEYGNPLEGFHQDWDTLIYNLGRTEVHGFMLASALHWLKHFHVDGLRVDAVASMLYRDYSRKAGEWVPNRHGGRENLEAIEFLRHLNDVVALEAPGALVIAEESTAWPGVSQGTDHGGLGFAYKWNMGWMHDSLHYIQQDPVYRAHHHNELSFGLVYAWSERFILPISHDEVVHGKHSLIDKMPGDRWQKFANLRAYLSFMWTHPGKKLLFMGCEFGQWREWNHDQQLDWYLLQYPEHRGVQQLVGDLNRLYRQYPALHEQDHLPQGFQWLIGDDAINSVYAWLRWSRSGEPLLVVANFTPVPRQGYRVGVPLAGRWSEVLNSDSQLYAGSNYGNGGEAFSEEQESHGQALSLVLNLPPLAVLILRPGH; encoded by the coding sequence ATGAGTTTCTCGAACCGGGAGCAGGAGCGGCAGCGCGGGACGGTGCTCCCTTCGGCGGGGGCCATCGAGGCCCTGGTGCGGGCCGAGTACAACGATCCGTTCGCCATCCTCGGCCCCCATGACGACGGTGCCGGCGGACAGGTGATCCGGGCTTTCCTGCCCGGTGCCTTGAGTGTCCAGGTGCTGGACCGCGACCAGCAGCAAGTGCTGGGCAACCTGGACGCCGGCGAGGTGCCAGGGCTGTTCGTCGGGCATTTTCCAGAGGTTCGGCCCTACCTGCTGCGTGTCCAGTGGGCCGGTGGCGAGCAGGTCAGCGAGGACCCCTACAGCTTCGGGCCGCTGCTGGGCGAAATGGACCTGTACCTGTTCGCCGAAGGCAATCATCGTGACCTGGGCAGTTGCCTGGGGGCCCAGCTGGCCACGGTGGAAGGTATCGACGGTGTGCGCTTCGCGGTCTGGGCGCCCAATGCCCGGCGGGTCTCGGTGGTGGGCGATTTCAACGTCTGGGACGGGCGCCGCCATCCGATGCGCCTGCGCCATCCGTCCGGGGTCTGGGAGTTGTTCATCCCGCGCCTGCACGCTGGCGAGTCGTACAAGTACGAGATCCTTGGCCCCGACGGCATCCTGCCGCTCAAGGCCGACCCGATGGCCCTGGCCACCCAGTTGCCACCGGACACCGCCTCGAAAGTCGCGGCGCCGCTGGCGCTGGACTGGCAGGACCATGACTGGATGCTGGCCCGCGGCGAGCGCCAGCGGGTCGACGCACCACTGGCGATCTATGAGCTGCACGCCGGTTCCTGGCAATGCGAGGTCGACGACCTGGGGGAGGTGGCTCGCTACTACAGTTGGGCCGAGTTGGCCGAGCGGCTGATTCCCTACGTCAGGGACCTGGGGTTCACCCATATCGAGCTGATGCCGATCATGGAACACCCCTTCGGTGGCTCCTGGGGCTACCAGCCCCTGGCGCAGTTCGCCCCGAGCGCGCGCTATGGCACTCCCGAAGACTTCGCCGCCTTCGTCAACGCCTGCCACCTGGCGCAGATCGGGGTGATCCTGGACTGGGTGCCGGCGCATTTTCCCACGGACGCCCATGGGCTGGCACAGTTCGACGGCACCGCGCTTTACGAGTACGGCAACCCCCTGGAAGGATTCCACCAGGACTGGGACACCCTGATCTACAACCTGGGGCGTACCGAGGTTCACGGCTTCATGCTGGCCTCGGCCCTGCACTGGCTCAAGCATTTCCATGTGGATGGCTTGCGGGTGGACGCGGTGGCCTCGATGCTCTACCGCGATTATTCACGCAAGGCCGGGGAGTGGGTGCCGAACCGTCACGGCGGCCGGGAAAACCTCGAGGCCATCGAGTTCCTGCGTCATCTCAACGATGTGGTGGCCCTGGAGGCCCCGGGTGCCCTGGTGATTGCCGAGGAGTCCACCGCCTGGCCCGGGGTCAGCCAGGGCACCGACCATGGCGGGCTGGGGTTCGCCTACAAATGGAACATGGGCTGGATGCACGACTCCCTGCACTACATCCAGCAAGACCCGGTCTATCGGGCCCACCATCACAACGAGCTGAGCTTTGGCCTGGTGTACGCCTGGTCCGAGCGTTTCATCCTGCCGATCTCCCATGACGAGGTGGTGCACGGCAAGCATTCGCTGATCGACAAGATGCCCGGCGACCGCTGGCAGAAGTTCGCCAACCTGCGGGCCTACCTGAGCTTCATGTGGACCCATCCGGGCAAGAAGCTGTTGTTCATGGGGTGCGAGTTCGGCCAGTGGCGCGAGTGGAATCATGACCAGCAGCTGGACTGGTACCTGTTGCAGTATCCCGAGCACCGCGGCGTGCAGCAGTTGGTCGGCGACCTCAACCGCCTGTACCGGCAATACCCGGCGTTGCATGAGCAGGATCATCTGCCCCAGGGCTTCCAGTGGCTGATTGGCGATGATGCGATCAACAGCGTGTATGCCTGGTTGCGCTGGAGCCGCAGTGGCGAGCCATTGCTGGTGGTGGCCAACTTCACTCCGGTGCCGCGCCAGGGCTACCGGGTGGGCGTGCCCTTGGCGGGGCGCTGGAGCGAGGTCCTCAACAGCGATTCGCAGCTGTACGCCGGGTCCAACTACGGCAACGGCGGCGAGGCTTTCAGCGAAGAGCAGGAGAGCCACGGCCAGGCCCTGTCCCTGGTGCTCAACCTGCCGCCTCTGGCGGTGCTGATCCTGCGTCCTGGCCACTGA
- a CDS encoding alpha/beta hydrolase encodes MSEKPTIVLVHGFWGGAAHWNRVIEQLLDQGHHKIRAVELPLTSLADDVERTRKLVAQQAGPVLLVGHSYGGAVITQAGHAANVVGLVYIAAFAPDAGESPGSLSQAFPPEAAANLEPDSDGYLWVRPERFGQSFCQDLPAQEGLVMGLTQKAPLASTFGDTLGAPAWRDKPSWYQVSSADRMIAPQNQEHMAARLNARKVIRLDASHASLASQPDAVAALIAEAAASL; translated from the coding sequence ATGAGCGAAAAACCCACGATCGTCCTGGTCCACGGCTTCTGGGGCGGTGCCGCCCACTGGAACCGGGTCATCGAGCAACTGCTGGACCAGGGTCATCACAAGATCCGTGCCGTGGAACTGCCCCTGACCTCTCTGGCCGACGATGTCGAGCGCACCCGCAAGCTGGTGGCCCAGCAAGCCGGGCCGGTGCTGCTGGTGGGGCATTCCTACGGTGGCGCGGTGATCACCCAGGCCGGGCATGCGGCCAATGTCGTCGGCCTGGTCTACATCGCCGCCTTCGCCCCTGACGCAGGCGAGAGCCCCGGCAGCCTGAGCCAGGCATTTCCTCCCGAGGCGGCGGCCAACCTGGAACCCGACAGCGACGGCTACCTCTGGGTACGCCCGGAACGCTTCGGGCAGAGTTTCTGCCAGGACCTGCCCGCCCAGGAGGGGCTGGTCATGGGCCTGACCCAGAAGGCCCCGCTGGCCAGCACGTTCGGCGATACCCTGGGAGCCCCGGCCTGGCGCGACAAACCCTCGTGGTACCAGGTCTCCAGCGCTGATCGCATGATCGCCCCGCAAAACCAGGAACACATGGCCGCACGCCTGAATGCGCGCAAGGTGATCCGCCTGGACGCCAGCCATGCCTCCTTGGCCTCGCAACCCGATGCCGTGGCAGCCTTGATTGCCGAGGCCGCCGCCAGCCTCTGA
- a CDS encoding PIG-L deacetylase family protein — protein sequence MKAISAIDNSWPSQIWNSARNLADVPAINLANLVPPGSRAVMVAPHPGDEVIASGGLLQVLAHHGHPLELISVSDGSASHPGSEVWPERRLSVFRPQESAEALRRLGLPLHSLKWIRGGFADSALSEREQSLVSFISRYLRPGDVVFSTWREDGNLDHEAVGRAAAKAAAQVGARFCEIPVWAWHNSCREEHQIPWQRARKLRLDTWTVARKRHAAHAYASQLQGEPEIGLEPSLSPIMLERMRLPYEIIFL from the coding sequence ATGAAAGCCATATCCGCAATAGATAACAGCTGGCCCAGCCAGATCTGGAACAGTGCCCGCAACCTGGCCGACGTCCCGGCCATCAACCTCGCCAACCTGGTACCGCCCGGCTCGCGGGCCGTGATGGTCGCCCCGCACCCCGGTGACGAAGTGATCGCCAGCGGCGGCCTGCTGCAAGTACTGGCCCACCACGGCCATCCCCTGGAGCTGATTTCGGTCAGCGATGGCAGTGCCAGTCATCCCGGCTCCGAGGTCTGGCCGGAACGCCGCCTGAGCGTGTTCCGCCCCCAGGAAAGCGCCGAGGCCCTGCGCCGCCTGGGCCTGCCCCTGCACAGCCTGAAGTGGATACGCGGCGGATTTGCCGACAGCGCCCTGAGTGAGCGCGAGCAGTCGCTGGTGTCGTTCATCAGCCGCTACCTGCGGCCCGGGGACGTGGTGTTCAGCACCTGGCGCGAAGACGGCAACCTGGACCACGAAGCCGTGGGCCGGGCTGCGGCCAAGGCCGCGGCACAAGTCGGCGCACGCTTCTGCGAGATCCCCGTCTGGGCCTGGCACAACTCATGCCGCGAGGAACACCAGATTCCCTGGCAACGGGCGCGCAAGCTGCGCCTGGACACCTGGACCGTAGCCCGCAAGCGCCACGCCGCCCATGCCTACGCCAGCCAGTTGCAGGGTGAACCGGAGATCGGCCTGGAGCCGTCGTTGTCGCCCATCATGCTCGAACGCATGCGCCTGCCCTACGAGATCATCTTTCTCTAG